The Plantactinospora sp. KBS50 sequence GCCGTCGACGGGGCTCGCGCTGAACGCCACCGTCGAGGGCAGCGGCAGCGGCAGCTTGAACGCCACGTCCACGGTGTACGCATCGGGCAGCCGACCGGCCAGCGCGGCCAGGCAGCGGGCCTTGCTCCACATGCCGTGCGCGATGGGCCGGGGGAAACCGAGCAGCCGGGCGCCGATCCGCCAGGTGTGGATCGGGTTGTGGTCCCCGGAGACCCGGGCGTAGCCGGTACCCACCCGCGGTTGCACCCGCCAGCGGGCGCCGGCCGGCGGCGGCGCCGGCCGGTCGCCCCGGTCGCGCCGGTCGCCCCGGTCGCCGCGCTCGGGCGCGCGCTCCCGGCTCAGGTACGTCGAGACGTCCTCCCAGACCGCCGCGCCGGCCACCGACGCCGTGGCCACCACGTCGAGCTGGCGGCCCCGGTCGTGCGGCCGCAGGTCGGCGGCGCGCACCGAGAGATCGAATCGTTCGCCCGCGTCCAGCGGCCGGTGCACGGTGATCCGGTTGGCCACATGTACCAGGCCGACCATCGGGAACGGGAAGTCCGGCGCGGTCATCAGCCGCAACGCCAGCGGGAACGCCATGATGTGCGGGTACGTCGCCGGCAGCCGGTCGCTCAACGGGAAGCCGCAGACCCGGTCGTAGTCGGCCAGCCGCTCCCGGTCGACCGCGACGTCCCGGACGAGCAGCTCGATGTCGGGCAGTTCGCCGGCCCGCCGGGCGCCGACGCCGGGCACCAGGGCCAGCGCCGCCCGCCGGTACAGCGGCCCGGCGGCGGGCATCCGGGGTAGCTCCAGGGTGGACATGGCGGCCTCCGTTCTCGTGTCTCGTCCCCCGCGCCGGCCGGTGCGGGTCAGGCGCCGAGCAGGCTCTGCCCGCAGACCCGGACGACGTTGCCGGTGACCCCGCCCGAGGCGGGGCTGGCGAACCAGGCGATGGTCTCGGCCACGTCCACCGGCAGGCCGCCCTGGGCCATGCTGTTCATCCGCCGGCCCGCCTCGCGCAGCATCATCGGGATCCGGGCGGTCAGCCGGGTCTCGATGAAGCCCGGCGCGACGGCGTTGACCGTGATCTGCCGCTCGGCCAGCACCGGGGCCAGCGACCGGACCAGGCCGATCACCCCGGCCTTGCTGGTGGCGTAGTTGGTCTGCCCCCGGTTGCCGGCGATGCCGGCGATCGAGGAGACGCCGATCAGCCGGCCGCCGGCCCGGATCAGGTCCCGGTCCAGCAGTACGTCGTTGATCCGCTCCTGGCTGGACAGGTTGACGTCCAGCACCGCGTCCCAGCGGGCCGGGTCCATCCGGCCCAGTGTCTTGTCCCGGGTGATCCCGGCGTTGTGCACCAGGACGTCGAGCTGGCCGTGCCGGTCGGCGACGTACCGGGCCAGCCGCTCCGGCGCGTCGGCACCGGTGAGGTCGAGCTGCACCGCCTCGCCGCCGATCGCGTTGGCGACCTGGGCCAACTCGTCGCCGGCGGCCGGGATGTCCAGGGCGATCACCCGGGCGCCGTCGCGGGCCAGCACCCGGGCCAGTTCGGCGCCGATGCCACGGGCCGCCCCGGTGACCAGCGCTACCCGGTCGGCCAGCGGCCGGTCCCAGTCCTGCGGGGCGCTGCCCGCGCCCGGACCGACCCGGACCACCTGGCCGGAGACGTACGCGGAGCGGCCGGAGAGCAGGAACCGCAGGGTGGACTCCAGGCTGACCGGGTCGGCATCCTGGTCGACGTAGACGAGTTGGCTGGTGGTGCCCCGGCCGAACTCCTTGCCGATGCTGCGGGTCAGCCCCTCCAGGGCGCGCTGCGCGGTCGCCTCCCGCGGGTTCGCGGCGACGTCCGGCGGGGTGCCCAGCACGATCACCCGGCCGGACGGGACCAGCCGTCGGGCGTACGGGTGGAAGAAGTCGTACAGGGCGCGCAGGCCGGTCGAGTCGGTGATGCCGGTGGCGTCGAAGACCAGCGCGGCGTACCGCTCGGTGCCGGCGGCGGCCTCGGCCTCGGCCTCGGCCCCGGTGCCGGTGCCGGTGCCGGCGGCGTCGGTGGCGATGGCCTCGGCGTCGGCCTCGGTGGTGGTGGCGTCGGTGGTGGCGGTCGCCGGCTCGCGCACCGCGACGCCTGCCGCCGCCAGCAGCTTGCCGACGGAGTCGTGCAGCCGGCCGCCGGCCGCCGCGCCGAGCAGCGCCGGGGCGGGCAGCAGCGGGTCGCCGGGGCGGTACCGGCGCAGCCGGGGCGGGTCGGGCAGGCCGAGCCGCTTGACGAAGGCGCGGCCGGGTCCGGAGTTGGCGAAGCTGGCGTACCGGTCGGTCATGGGTCGTAGCCTACTGACGAGTAGGTTCGATGCAAGCCCCGCGTCGCGAATCCGGCCCGGGTCGTCCTGTTCCCGACCCGGATGGTGGCGTAGCCTACTGACGAGTAGGTTCTCCGCGGGGGACCATCCGCCGGGGGAGTCACGAGACCAGGAGGCCGATCGTGCAGGACGTTCGCCGCGCCGCGGTGCTCGGAGGCAACCGGATCCCGTTCGCCCGCTCGAACGGCCGGTACGCGCGGGCATCGAACCAGGACATGCTCACCGCCGCGCTGGACGGGCTGGTCGCCCGGTTCGGCCTGGCCGGCCAGCGGGTCGGCGAGGTGGTCGCCGGGGCCGTGCTCAAGCACTCCCGCGACTTCAACCTGACCCGCGAGGTGGTGCTCGGCTCGCGGCTCGACCCGCACACCCCGGCGTACGACATCCAGCGGGCCTGCGGCACCGGGCTGGAGGCCGCGATCCTGGTCGCCAACAAGATCGCCCTCGGGCAGGTCGACGCCGGGATCGCCGGCGGGGTGGACACCACCTCGGACGCCCCGCTCGCGGTCAACGAGGACTTCCGGCGGACGCTGCTGCGGATCAACTCGGCGCGCTCCCTCGGCGCCCGGCTGCGTGCGGCCACCGCGCTGCGCCCGCACCACCCGTTCAAGCCGGAGGTCCCGCGCAACGCCGAACCGCGCACCGGGCTGTCCATGGGGGACCACGCGGCCGTCACCGCCCGCCGCTGGAACGTCGACCGGCAGGCCCAGGACGAGCTGGCGCTCGCCTCGCACCAGCGGCTCGCCGCCGCGTACCAGCGCGGGTTCTTCGACGACCTGCTCACCCCGTACCTCGGTCTGGAACGCGACCAGAACCTGCGCGCGGACACCAGCCTGGAGAAGCTCGGCGCGCTCAGGCCGGTCTTCGGCACCCGCGGCCCGGACGCCGGCACCGCCACCATGACGCCCGGGAACTCCTCGCCGCTCACCGACGGCGCCTCGACGGTGCTGCTCGGCTCCGCCGAGTGGGCGGCCGCGCACAACCTGCCGGTGCTGGCCTGGTTCCGCGACGCCGAGACCGCGGCGGTCGACTTCGTGCACGGCGACGAGGGGCTGCTGATGGCGCCCGCGTACGCGGTGCCGCGGCTGCTCGCCCGCAACGGGCTGACGTTGCAGGACTTCGACTTCTACGAGATCCACGAGGCGTTCGCGTCGCAGGTGCTGGCCACCCTCGCCGCCTGGGAGTCGCCGGAGTTCTGCAAGGAACGGCTCGGGCTGGACGCCCCGCTCGGCCCGATCGACCGGAGCCGGCTCAACGTGAACGGTTCGTCGCTGGCCGCCGGCCATCCGTTCGCCGCCACCGGCGGCCGGATCGTGGCCACCCTGGCTAAGCTGCTGGCTGAGAAGGGCAGTGGGCGAGGACTGATCTCCATCTGTGCCGCGGGCGGTCAGGGCGTGGTGGCCATCCTCGAACGCTGACCGCGAGCTGGGGGCGACCATGACCGGAACGGACAGCCACACCCTCGACGTGCCGGGCGCCGTGCTGCACTACGACCTGCACCCGGCGCAGCCGGCCGCGGCCGCCCAGCCGGGGACGCCGCCGTACGGGGCGCCCGCGCTGTTGATGATCGGATCGCCGATGACGGCGGCCGGGTTCACGAGCCTGGCCGCGCGCTTTCCGGACCGGACGGTGGTGACCTACGACCCGCGCGGGGTCGGCCGGAGCACCCGCACCGACCCGAGCGCCGAGACCACGCCCGAGCGGCATGCCGACGATCTGCACCGGATCATCTCCGCACTCGGCGCCGGTCCGGTCGACATCTTCGCCAGCAGCGGCGGCGCGGTCAACGCGCTGGTGCTGGTGGCCCGGCATCCGGAGCAGGTACGCGTGCTGGTCGCGCACGAGCCGCCGAGCGTGCCGGTGCTGCCGGACAGCGAGCCGGCGCACGCCGCCGTGCTGGACGTCCAGCGGACGTACCAGCGGGACGGCTTCGGCGCGGCGATGGTCAAGTTCATGGCGCTGTCCTCCTGGCAGGGCGAGGTCCCGGCGGACTTCGCCGACCGTCCCACGCCGGATCCCACGTCCTTCGGGCTGCCGGCCGACGACGGCTCCCGTGACGACGCCCTGTTCGCCGGGAACCTGGTGAGCTGCACGCAGCAGCGACCCGACTTCGACGCGTTGCGCGCGGCGTCGACCCGCGTGGTGCTCGCGGCCGGTGTGGAGTCGGCGGGCCAACTCGCCGCCCGCGCCGCCGCCGCGATCGCCGAGCGGCTCGGCACCGGCGCCGTCGAGTTCCCGAGCAACCACGGCGGTTTCCTCGGCGGCGAGTTCGGCATGCACGGCGACCCCGACGGCTTCGCCGCCACCCTGCGCGAGGTGCTGGCCGGCCGGTCCTGAGCCGGCGGGTTCCGAGCCGTCCGGTCCCGAGCCGGCGGGTTCCGAGCCGTCCGGTCGTGAGCCGTCCGGTCCCGAGCCGGTCCTACTGGCCGCGGGACGGCCGTACGCTGCGCGGCGGGCTCGGGGTGATGGAGATGATGCGGCTGCGGGTGGGCGTCGGCAGCGGGGTCGGGCTGGTGCTCGCGCAGGGCTGCTCGTCGCAGGTCGGCTCGGGCTCACTCGGGCTCGGCCCGGGCGTGGTCGCGCTCGGTTCGACGGGGCTCGGCGTCGGCGACGGCGGCGACGGGCTGGGCTCCGGCGCGTCGTTCGGGAACTTCGGCTCCTTGAACCGGTACCTGTCCGGATCGAGCTTGAGCGCGGCCGTCGCCTGCTCCATGAACTGCCGCCAGATCGGTGCCGGCCCGGTCGCGCCGTACACCTCGTAGCTGCCGTCCCTGGTCTTCAGCGGCTTGCCGTCGGTGGTGCCCAGCCAGACCGCGGCGGCCAGCGCACCGGTGTAGCCGACCATCCAGGTGTGCACGTTCTGGGTGGTGCTCTGGCCGGCCTGCCAGGTGCCGGTCTTGCCGGCCGAGTCCCAGCCGTTGCCCAGCTTGGCCGCCCGGACCCGCCGCAGCGTCCAGTTGAGCTGGTTGACCGCCTCGTCGTCGAGCCCGAGGTCGGTCTGCGTCAGCTGCTCGTCGAAGATATGCTCGTCGTCCTTCTCCACCGACCGGACGAAGTGCGCGTCGGCGCGCTTGCCGCCGGCCGCGAACGTCGCCATCCCGTTGGCGTGGTCCTGCACGGTGATGCCGTACTGGCCGATGCCGACCTCGGTGCTGAACTGCTTCGCCGTCTCCGCGGCCGGCTGGTCACGCAACGGCACCCGCTTCGGCTGCGGGTCGCCCGGCAGGTCGCGCCACATCGAGTCAACCCCGGCCCGGGTGGCCATGTCGATCACCTTGGCCTTGCCGAGCTGCTCGGTCAGCTCGAAGTAGGTGACGTTCAACGAGGCGACGGTGGCCTCCCAGAGCGCGCAGTTCGGCTGGCAGGCGGCATGCTCGGCGTTGCGGATCGGGCCGGCGGCGCTGCCCTTCGTGCGGCCCGACCCGGGGAACTCCTTGGTGTCCGGGGAGTTGAAGCGCTGCTTCACCGAGATGCCGTCCTGCACGGCGGCGGCCAGGTCGTACACCTTGAACGACGACCCGGGCGGATGCTGGCCGAAGCCGCGGGCCGCGCCGTTCTCGTCGTAGTACCACCCGGCGTAGTCGGCGCCGGTGCCGGAGCTTCCGCCGTAGTAGCCCAGCACCCGTCCGGTGCCCGGCTGCACCGCCACCAGCGCGGCCTGCCAGTTCTTCGGCTGGCCGCGCACCTGCGCGGGCGCGCTGTCGCGGCGGATGTCGGCGGACGCCTCCGCGACGTCCTGGACCCGCTTGTCGATCGTGGTCACGATCTTGAAGCCGCCGTTCGGCAGGTAGTCGGCGGGCTTGCCCTGGAACGGCTCGACCTGCCGCAGCTCGCTGAGCACGTGCTTCACCACGAGCCCGGTCGGCCGGTCCAGGCCGGACTGCCCCGCGTCGGGGTCGAACGGCTTCACGGTGTCCGGATAGGCCAGTTCGGCCGCCTGGTCCGGGGTCAGGTAGTTCAGCTTCACCATCCCGTCGCGGATGTAGTTCCACCTGTTGATCGAGTTCTGCCGGGCCAGCGGGTTGCGGCGCGGGTCGTACCCGGGCTCGCCGTCGGGGTCCTCCGGATTGGCCTCCGGCTGCTTGACCATCGCGCACAGCACCATCGCCTCGGCCACCGTCAGTTGGCGGTCGGCCGGCGCGTCGCGGCGCACGGTCTTGCCGAAGTACGCCTGCGCCGCGGCCTCGATCCCGTACGCGCCGCGCCCGAACGGCACGGTGTTCAGGTAGAAGCCGAGGATCTCCTGCTTGCTGTACGCGTCGTCCAGCTTCCACGCGATGACCGCCTCGCGCAGCTTGCGGGAGTAGGTGACGCCCTTGAGGTCGGCGGCCACCCGGGCGTACTGCTGGGTGATCGTGGAGGCGCCCTGCCGTTGCCCGCCGGTCAGGTTCGACCAGGCGGCCCGCAGGACGCCGGAGAAGTCGATGCCCGGGTTCCGCCAGAACGTGCGGTCCTCGGCGGCCACGATGGCCTGCTTGGGGGCGTCGTTCATCTGGTCGTACGGCACGATCGTGCGGTTCTCGGAGCCGAGCGTCGCCATCGGGGTCCGGCCGTCGCTGTAGTAGACGGTGGTCGACTCCGGCAGCCGCAGGTCGACGGGCGTGGGCACACTGTCCACGTAGTAGATCCCGCCGATCAGGCCGAACCCGGCGAGGACCGCGAGCACCGCCAGGCCGACCAGCAGGCGCCGGCGCCAGCGGTGGTCGCGGGGCGCCGCGGGTGGGCGGGATGCGCCGGCCGCCGGGCGGGGTACGCCGGCCGCGGGGCGGATCATGCCGGCTGCGGGGCGGGATGCGCCGGCTGCGGGGCGGGATGCGCCGGCTGCCGGGCGTGGTGTGCCGGCGGGCTGCCGCGGTGTGCCGGCGGCGCTGTCGTGGGGACCGGTGGAAGGCACCCGTACATGGTGACGGCTGCCGGGCGTCCGCGCCCGTTACCCGGCGGCCGATCTGCCGAATCTTCCGCGACCGGCCGGCCGGCTGGTCCGCCGGACCACCCTCAAATAATTGTTTGACAGTTCCTCGCGGAGGTGTCAACCTCCAAACATGTCTTTGGGAGATGGGTCGGACGGGAATCACCCGGCCGGCACGCCGCAGGAGAGCACCATCCGGCTGCGGGCACTGGCGCATCCGGTCCGGCTGCGCATCCTCTCGCTGCTCACCGGCGCGCCGCTGACCGCCGCCGAGGTGGCCCGGGAACTCGACCTGACGCACGCCAACGCGAGCTACCACCTGCGTCAACTGCTCGCCGCCGGCGCCATCGTGGTCACCGCGCAGGAGCGCATCCGGGGCGGCGCGGCCAAGCGCTACCGGTACGACCCGGACCGCGACCGCGACCGCGAGCGCGACGAGCGGGCGAAACACGACCACCAGGGTCAGCGGGTGGTGTACGAGGCGGTGTCCACTGAACTGCGCCGCCGGGCCGAGCACCGTCGGGCCGGCGGCACGGGTCACCTCGCCGACGCCGAACTGTGGGTCGACCCCGAGGTCTGGGCCGAGGTACGCGAGCAGGTCGCCGACGCGATGGTGCGGTTGCACCGGGCCGCCCGGGCGCCCCGGTCGCCGGGAACGACGCACGTCAACGCCACGGTTGCGCTCTTCGAGATGGAGGACTGATGTTCGCCCCGCTGCGGTACGCCGCGTTCCGCTACCTGGCCCTCGGCCGGATGATCAACGTGCTGGGCAACGCCGTGGCGCCGATCGCGCTGGCCTTCGCCGTACTCGATCTCACCGGCTCGGTGCGCGACCTGGGGCTGGTGGTCGGCGCCCGGTCCCTGATGAACGTGATCTTCGTGCTCTTCGGCGGCGTGCTGGCCGACCGGTTGCCCCGTCGGGTGGTGCTGGTCGGCTCCAACGCGCTCGGCGCGCTCACCCAGGGGATCGTGGCGGCGCTCGTGCTCACCGGCACCGCGTCGATCCCGCTGCTGCTGGCGCTGAGCGCCGCGAACGGGCTGGTCAGCGCCCTCGCCCAGCCGGCGTCGGCCGCGCTCACCCCGCAGACCGTGCCCGGGGAGCTGATCCAGCCGGCCAACGCGATCAACCGGCTCGGCATCAACACCGCGATGATCAGCGGTGCCGCGGTCGGCGGCATCCTGGTCGCGGCCGTCGGCCCGGGCTGGGGACTGGCCGCCGACGCCGTGACGTTCGGGCTCTCCGCGCTGGCGTTCGTGCGGATCCGCGTACCGTCCGTGGTGACCGACCCGGGCGGCGCGCGCCGGAGCGTCCTGGCCGACCTGCGGGTGGGCTGGTCGGAGTTTTCCGGCCGGACCTGGCTCTGGGCGGTGGTGCTGGGCTTCATGGTGCTCAACGCGAGCCTCGCGGGCGGGGTCAACGTGCTCGGGCCGGCGGTGGCCGACGAGACGGTGGGCCGCAGCGCCTGGGGACTGGTGCTCGCCGCCGAGGCCGCCGGCATGATCGTGGGCGGCCTGGTGGCGCTGCGGGTACGGGTGCGCCGGCTGCTGCGGTTCGGGGTCGCCTGCATGTTCGCCGAGGCGCTGCTGCTGCTCGGCCTGGCCCTGGCGCCTCGGGTGTTCGTGCTGGTGCCGGCCGCGATGATCGTGGGGATGGCGGTGGAGCAGTTCGCGGTGGCCTGGGAGACCTCGATGGCCCAGCACATCCCGCCGGACCGGCTGGCCCGGGTCTACTCGTACGACATGCTGGGCTCGTTCGTCGCGATCCCGCTGGGGCAGGTCGTCGTCGGACCCGCCGCGGCGGTCTTCGGGAACCGCGACACGCTGCTCGGCGCGGCCGTCCTGGTGGTCCTCTCGGTGCTCGGCATGCTGGCGAGCCGGGACGTCCGGCGACTTCCGGCCGGCGCCCCGGCGACCGGGAAGCCGACGGGCGACGGGCCGGCGGGCGACGGGCGGGTAGGGGGCGAACCGGTGGGTGGGCTGCCGGCCACGGCGGCCGGCCCGGAGCGGGCCGGCGCGGTCCCCGTCGCGGCCGACCCGGCATAGCCCTCCCCCGGGGCGTGCCTCCTGGATCTCCGGCTCCGCGGCGACCCAGGAGGCACACCCTACAATCGGCAGCCGTGACCGCGATTCCGAACGTCCTGGCCGCCCGTTACGCATCACCTGAGCTGGCCGCGCTCTGGTCCCCGGAGGAGAAGATCCGGATGGAGCGCCGGCTGTGGGTGGCGGTGCTGCGGGCGCAGCGCGACCTCGGGGTGCCGGTCCCGGACGGCGTCGTCGAGGCGTACGAGCGGGTGCTGGACCAGGTCGACCTGGCGTCGATCGCGGAGCGGGAGCGGGTCACCCGGCACGACGTGAAGGCGCGGATCGAGGAGTTCAGCGCGCTGGCCGGGTACGAACACGTGCACAAGGGGATGACCTCCCGGGACCTGACCGAGAACGTCGAGCAGCTCCAGGTCCGGGCGTCGCTGGAGCTGATCCGGGACCGGGTGGTGGCGGCGCTGGCCCGGTTGGCCTGGCTCGCGCACGAGCACTCCGCCCTGGTCATGGCCGGCCGGTCGCACAACGTGGCGGCCCAGGCGACCACGCTGGGCAAGCGGTTCGGTTCGGCGGCCGAGGAACTGCTCATCGCGTACGAGCGGCTGGCCGACCTGCTCGGCCGCTACCCGCTGCGCGGCATCAAGGGGCCGGTGGGTACCGCCGCCGACCAGCTCGACCTGTTCGACGGCGACGCCGACAAGGTCGCCGAGCTGGAACGGCGGGTCGCCGGACACCTCGGCTTCTCCCGGGTGCTGAACAGCGTGGGGCAGGTCTACCCGCGCTCGCTGGACCTGGACGTGCTGTCGGCGCTGGCGCAGACCGCCGCGGCGCCGTCGTCGCTGGCCACCACCATCCGGCTGATGGTCGGGCAGGAACTGGTCACCGAGGGCTTCCGGCCGGGCCAGGTGGGTTCCAGCGCGATGCCGCACAAGATGAACACCCGCTCCTCGGAGCGGGTCAACGGGCTGGCCGTGGTGATCCGCGGCTACCTGTCGATGGTGGGCGAGCTGGCCGGCGACCAGTGGAACGAGGGCGACGTGTCCTGTTCGGTGGTGCGCCGGGTGGCGCTGCCGGACGCGTTCTTCGCCGCCGACGGGCTGTTCCAGACCTTCCTGACGGTGCTGGACGAGTTCGGGGCGTACCCGGCGGTGATCGCCCGGGAGTTGGACCGCTACCTGCCGTTCCTGGCCACCACCAGGATCCTGGTCGGCGCGGTGCGCCGGGGCGTCGGCCGGGAGGTCGCGCACGAGGTGATCAAGGAGCACGCGGTGGCCGTGGCGCTGGCCATGCGGGAGAAGGGCACGGTCGAGAACGACCTGTTCGACCGGCTGGCCGCCGACGGACGGCTGGGCCTGTCCCGGGCCGAGATCGACGAGCTGGTGGCGGATCAGTCGGCCTTCATCGGGGTGGCCCGCGACCAGGTGGACGCCGTCACCCGGCGGATCTCCGAGGTGGTCACCGCCCACCCCGAGGCCGCCGCCTACAGCCCGCCGCCGATCCTCTGACCGGCTGCCGGCTGCCGGCTGCCGGATGGCCGATGCCGGATGGCGGATGGCGGGTCGCCGGTCGCCGCCGCCGGCTGGTGATCAGTCGGGCCGGGTGGGTGTCTCTCCGGCGGTACGCAGGTTCGGCGCGCTCGGCGCCTCGGCGATAGCGCCCGAGTCGATGGGTTCGGCCGGGTGCGCGGTCTCGGCGGCCACCAGCGGCTGGTCCGGTGCCGGTGCGGCCGGGGACCGGTAGGCGACCACGGCGGTGCCGTAGGCGCACACCTCCATCCACATCTCGCCCACCTCGCGGTGCTCGAACCGCATCCCGAGCACCGCGTTGGCGCCGAGCCGCCGGGCCTCCTCGCCGAGCCGGGCGACGGCATCGGTGCGCCACCGGGTCAGGTTCTCCGGCGCCGCCGGGTCGTAGGCACCGCCGCGCAGGCTCTTCACCCCCTCCCGGTAGACGTTCCGGGTCCGGGCCTGGGAGGAGACGACCTGGCCGAGGACTTCGCGGATCTCGTACCCCGGGAGGTGGTCCATCGTCACGACCAGCACGGTTTCGATGCTCGCAGACCGGGTCGGCGGTATTTGCGAAGCATGTTCACGTGGCCGCATGCTGCAAAACCGGCGTCCCCGGACAAGACGCGCCGGACCTCCGGTACCGCGCAAGAGGCGACAGTCCGGCGCTAACCGCTCAGCCGGCCGGCGGCCCTCGAACGCCCCCTGTGGACAGCGTGACGCGCCGCTTGCGCAGGGTGTCGTCTATCGATGAAGACAAGTTATCCACAGGGTTGTCCACAGGCTGCCGGGTGGTGCGTGGTTGGGCGCTCCTGCCAGGTAGGCTGGGGCGCGCTCGGCCCGTTGGGGGCCGGCATCCGCGCTGCCCCAACCCGTCAGGAGTGCCCCGTGCCTCGCGTCGTGGTCGACGTCATGCTCAAGCCGGAGATCCTCGACCCGCAGGGTCAGGCCGTCGCTAACGCGCTGCCCAGCCTCGGTGTCAACGATGTGGCGTCGGTGCGGATCGGCCGGCGCATCGAGCTGGAGTTCACCGGTCAACCCGACCTTGATCAGGTGCGCTCGCTCGCCGACAAGCTGCTCGCCAACCCCGTGATCGAGGACTTCACGGTGCGGGTGGCGGAGCCCGGCGAGGCCGCGGTGACGCCATGAGCCCGCGCATCGGTGTGGTGACCTTTCCCGGTTCCCTCGATGACGGCGACGCGGCCCGGGCGGTGCGGATCGCCGGCGCCGAGGCGGTCCGGCTCTGGCACGCCGATCCCGAGCTGCACGGCGTGGATGCGGTGGTGCTGCCCGGCGGCTTCTCGTACGGGGACTACCTGCGGTGCGGCGCCATCGCCCGGTTCGCGCCGGTGATGCGCACGCTTGTCGACGCCGCCCGCGACGGCCTGCCGGTGCTCGGCGTCTGCAACGGCTTCCAGATCCTCTGCGAGGCGCACCTGCTGCCCGGCGCGCTCACCCGCAACGGGCACCTGCACTTCCGCAACCGCGACCAGGTGCTGCGCGTCGAGGCCAACGGCACCGCGTGGACCAACGCGTTCCACCCCCAGCAGGAGATCCTGATCCCGGTGAAGAACGGCGAGGGCCGGTACGTCGCCGATGAGCGGACCCTGGACGAGTTGGCGGCGCAGGGCCGGATCGTCGCCCGCTACCTGGGGGAGAACCCGAACGGCTCGCAGCGGGACATCGCGGCGATCTCCAACGAGGCCGGCAACGTGGTCGGCATCATGCCGCACCCGGAACACGCCGTCGAGGAGCTGACCGGGCCGTCGCTGGACGGGCTCGGCTTCTTCACGTCGATTCTCAAGCACCTGGCGGGAGCGCCGGCATGACGATCCAGTCCGACGCG is a genomic window containing:
- a CDS encoding MaoC/PaaZ C-terminal domain-containing protein: MSTLELPRMPAAGPLYRRAALALVPGVGARRAGELPDIELLVRDVAVDRERLADYDRVCGFPLSDRLPATYPHIMAFPLALRLMTAPDFPFPMVGLVHVANRITVHRPLDAGERFDLSVRAADLRPHDRGRQLDVVATASVAGAAVWEDVSTYLSRERAPERGDRGDRRDRGDRPAPPPAGARWRVQPRVGTGYARVSGDHNPIHTWRIGARLLGFPRPIAHGMWSKARCLAALAGRLPDAYTVDVAFKLPLPLPSTVAFSASPVDGGGWTFALHNASSGKPHLAGSLR
- a CDS encoding transglycosylase domain-containing protein, whose product is MIRPAAGVPRPAAGASRPPAAPRDHRWRRRLLVGLAVLAVLAGFGLIGGIYYVDSVPTPVDLRLPESTTVYYSDGRTPMATLGSENRTIVPYDQMNDAPKQAIVAAEDRTFWRNPGIDFSGVLRAAWSNLTGGQRQGASTITQQYARVAADLKGVTYSRKLREAVIAWKLDDAYSKQEILGFYLNTVPFGRGAYGIEAAAQAYFGKTVRRDAPADRQLTVAEAMVLCAMVKQPEANPEDPDGEPGYDPRRNPLARQNSINRWNYIRDGMVKLNYLTPDQAAELAYPDTVKPFDPDAGQSGLDRPTGLVVKHVLSELRQVEPFQGKPADYLPNGGFKIVTTIDKRVQDVAEASADIRRDSAPAQVRGQPKNWQAALVAVQPGTGRVLGYYGGSSGTGADYAGWYYDENGAARGFGQHPPGSSFKVYDLAAAVQDGISVKQRFNSPDTKEFPGSGRTKGSAAGPIRNAEHAACQPNCALWEATVASLNVTYFELTEQLGKAKVIDMATRAGVDSMWRDLPGDPQPKRVPLRDQPAAETAKQFSTEVGIGQYGITVQDHANGMATFAAGGKRADAHFVRSVEKDDEHIFDEQLTQTDLGLDDEAVNQLNWTLRRVRAAKLGNGWDSAGKTGTWQAGQSTTQNVHTWMVGYTGALAAAVWLGTTDGKPLKTRDGSYEVYGATGPAPIWRQFMEQATAALKLDPDRYRFKEPKFPNDAPEPSPSPPSPTPSPVEPSATTPGPSPSEPEPTCDEQPCASTSPTPLPTPTRSRIISITPSPPRSVRPSRGQ
- a CDS encoding transcriptional regulator yields the protein MSLGDGSDGNHPAGTPQESTIRLRALAHPVRLRILSLLTGAPLTAAEVARELDLTHANASYHLRQLLAAGAIVVTAQERIRGGAAKRYRYDPDRDRDRERDERAKHDHQGQRVVYEAVSTELRRRAEHRRAGGTGHLADAELWVDPEVWAEVREQVADAMVRLHRAARAPRSPGTTHVNATVALFEMED
- a CDS encoding MFS transporter — its product is MFAPLRYAAFRYLALGRMINVLGNAVAPIALAFAVLDLTGSVRDLGLVVGARSLMNVIFVLFGGVLADRLPRRVVLVGSNALGALTQGIVAALVLTGTASIPLLLALSAANGLVSALAQPASAALTPQTVPGELIQPANAINRLGINTAMISGAAVGGILVAAVGPGWGLAADAVTFGLSALAFVRIRVPSVVTDPGGARRSVLADLRVGWSEFSGRTWLWAVVLGFMVLNASLAGGVNVLGPAVADETVGRSAWGLVLAAEAAGMIVGGLVALRVRVRRLLRFGVACMFAEALLLLGLALAPRVFVLVPAAMIVGMAVEQFAVAWETSMAQHIPPDRLARVYSYDMLGSFVAIPLGQVVVGPAAAVFGNRDTLLGAAVLVVLSVLGMLASRDVRRLPAGAPATGKPTGDGPAGDGRVGGEPVGGLPATAAGPERAGAVPVAADPA
- a CDS encoding alpha/beta fold hydrolase; translation: MTGTDSHTLDVPGAVLHYDLHPAQPAAAAQPGTPPYGAPALLMIGSPMTAAGFTSLAARFPDRTVVTYDPRGVGRSTRTDPSAETTPERHADDLHRIISALGAGPVDIFASSGGAVNALVLVARHPEQVRVLVAHEPPSVPVLPDSEPAHAAVLDVQRTYQRDGFGAAMVKFMALSSWQGEVPADFADRPTPDPTSFGLPADDGSRDDALFAGNLVSCTQQRPDFDALRAASTRVVLAAGVESAGQLAARAAAAIAERLGTGAVEFPSNHGGFLGGEFGMHGDPDGFAATLREVLAGRS
- a CDS encoding 3-oxoacyl-ACP reductase codes for the protein MTDRYASFANSGPGRAFVKRLGLPDPPRLRRYRPGDPLLPAPALLGAAAGGRLHDSVGKLLAAAGVAVREPATATTDATTTEADAEAIATDAAGTGTGTGAEAEAEAAAGTERYAALVFDATGITDSTGLRALYDFFHPYARRLVPSGRVIVLGTPPDVAANPREATAQRALEGLTRSIGKEFGRGTTSQLVYVDQDADPVSLESTLRFLLSGRSAYVSGQVVRVGPGAGSAPQDWDRPLADRVALVTGAARGIGAELARVLARDGARVIALDIPAAGDELAQVANAIGGEAVQLDLTGADAPERLARYVADRHGQLDVLVHNAGITRDKTLGRMDPARWDAVLDVNLSSQERINDVLLDRDLIRAGGRLIGVSSIAGIAGNRGQTNYATSKAGVIGLVRSLAPVLAERQITVNAVAPGFIETRLTARIPMMLREAGRRMNSMAQGGLPVDVAETIAWFASPASGGVTGNVVRVCGQSLLGA
- a CDS encoding acetyl-CoA C-acetyltransferase, with the translated sequence MQDVRRAAVLGGNRIPFARSNGRYARASNQDMLTAALDGLVARFGLAGQRVGEVVAGAVLKHSRDFNLTREVVLGSRLDPHTPAYDIQRACGTGLEAAILVANKIALGQVDAGIAGGVDTTSDAPLAVNEDFRRTLLRINSARSLGARLRAATALRPHHPFKPEVPRNAEPRTGLSMGDHAAVTARRWNVDRQAQDELALASHQRLAAAYQRGFFDDLLTPYLGLERDQNLRADTSLEKLGALRPVFGTRGPDAGTATMTPGNSSPLTDGASTVLLGSAEWAAAHNLPVLAWFRDAETAAVDFVHGDEGLLMAPAYAVPRLLARNGLTLQDFDFYEIHEAFASQVLATLAAWESPEFCKERLGLDAPLGPIDRSRLNVNGSSLAAGHPFAATGGRIVATLAKLLAEKGSGRGLISICAAGGQGVVAILER